In a single window of the Dromaius novaehollandiae isolate bDroNov1 chromosome 17, bDroNov1.hap1, whole genome shotgun sequence genome:
- the TPST2 gene encoding protein-tyrosine sulfotransferase 2 has product MRVTMRRVLLAVGSVVALMVTLHLGQQVLECQQVLSERRHRLMRPESEELVMVDSNHVEYRYSKEMPLIFVGGVPRSGTTLMRAMLDAHPEVRCGEETRIIPRVLAMRQAWSKSGREKMRLDEAGVTDQVLDAAMQAFILEVIAKHGEPARYLCNKDPFTLKSSVYLSRLFPNSKFLLMVRDGRASVHSMITRKVTIAGFDLNSYRDCLTKWNKAIEVMYSQCLEIGRSRCLPVYYEQLVLHPEQSLHAIMKFLDISWSDAVLHHEELIGKPGGVSLSKIERSTDQVIKPVNLEALSKWIGHIPGDVLQDMAHIAPMLARLGYDPYANPPNYGNPDPLVVNNTHRVLKGDYKTPANLKGHLQVTQNTSSSH; this is encoded by the exons ATGCGGGTCACCATGAGGCGAGTGCTGCTGGCGGTGGGCTCGGTGGTCGCCCTGATGGTCACGCTGCACCTCGGCCAGCAGGTCCTGGAGTGCCAGCAGGTCCTGAGCGAGAGGCGGCACAGGCTGATGAGGCCCGAGAGCGAGGAGCTGGTCATGGTGGACTCCAACCACGTCGAGTACCGTTACAGCAAGGAGATGCCTCTGATATTTGTCGGCGGGGTCCCGCGAAGCGGCACGACGCTGATGAGAGCCATGCTGGATGCCCACCCCGAGGTCCGCTGCGGGGAGGAGACCCGCATCATTCCCCGCGTGCTAGCCATGCGCCAGGCCTGGTCCAAGTCGGGGCGGGAGAAGATGCGCCTGGACGAGGCAGGAGTGACGGACCAAGTTTTGGACGCTGCTATGCAGGCCTTTATCCTGGAAGTCATCGCCAAGCATGGCGAGCCGGCCAGGTATTTATGTAACAAGGACCCTTTCACTTTGAAGTCCTCTGTCTACCTGTCCAGACTGTTTCCCAATTCCAAGTTCCTCCTCATGGTTCGAGACGGCCGGGCGTCTGTCCACTCGATGATCACAAGGAAGGTGACGATCGCGGGCTTTGACCTCAACAGCTACCGAGACTGCCTTACCAAGTGGAACAAAGCCATCGAGGTGATGTATTCGCAGTGCTTGGAGATCGGGCGGTCGCGGTGCCTGCCGGTGTACTACGAGCAGCTCGTCCTGCACCCCGAGCAGTCCCTGCATGCCATCATGAAGTTCCTAGATATCTCCTGGAGCGACGCGGTGCTGCACCATGAGGAGCTGATTGGGAAGCCCGGTGGAGTGTCTCTTTCCAA GATAGAAAGATCAACAGACCAGGTTATCAAGCCTGTGAACCTGGAGGCGTTATCGAAATGGATCGGGCACATCCCAGGGGATGTGCTGCAGGACATGGCCCACATAGCGCCGATGCTCGCCAGGCTCGGCTACGACCCGTACGCCAACCCGCCCAACTACGGCAACCCCGACCCTTTGGTGGTCAACAACACGCACAGG GTTTTGAAGGGGGATTATAAAACGCCAGCCAATTTGAAAGGTCATCTTCAG GTGACTCAGAATACATCATCTTCTCACTAA